A single Carassius carassius chromosome 3, fCarCar2.1, whole genome shotgun sequence DNA region contains:
- the cd248a gene encoding CD248 molecule, endosialin a, which produces MSCTVLCVILLPSLLCLYGVQTQDLRERDALCREDGCFVLHFQRKTFLEAWRSCKEYGGNLATIRHPKEAAIVKEFFLNVELKQHHRGKANIWIGLQRQPRQCSPTRPLRGFSWVTGDQDTQYTNWLQEDTASTCSSPRCVVLPYSTAAHEQGLNLKWKDGPCSISMDGYLCRYNFQGMCTAIVSEGGGNTLYSTPFNLLSTLLTHIPYGSVAAVPCPAKDDQSVLCTQKEDGTVGWNRDPPFCSDMPKTSWCDKDKGGCHHLCIENDSHYYCDCNDGYLLAEDGVSCFLSDPCNGDPCEFECLHVMDGYRCACPDGYMLAPDERGCVDVDECLQSPCEHICVNAPGTFECRCRDGYRQDEEGACEDVDECLDNPCEHACENTLGSHICHCHLGYAPLQEDQSQCHDIDECQIEGTCEQMCINYDGGFECYCEEGYTLQSDQYSCRPIGEDMETPSATVSNPWEPEDPAYPWQPPPDWQTELPNLETVPTDLISTSEEEPETTTPTESSPEVIDVNADLNQELPVHNAFFPPAILTPTPDYYEDESTTVPTVLPSSTASGGALNWLWFSSTQTKPESQKTAKNPFDLFGEYESYEQDHDNTDMYGDESTTFGPGQQTSTPVPMHSRGTEKVIINNDYSSNQGKGTSWLLIGLLVPLCIFIVVMVVLGIIYCTRYTVKPQNKNTSDCYHWIAGDTTATDVSGSITKSHV; this is translated from the coding sequence ATGAGCTGTACAGTTCTTTGTGTTATTCTGCTGCCCTCACTACTGTGCCTCTACGGGGTGCAGACTCAGGACTTGAGAGAACGGGATGCACTCTGTAGAGAGGATGGGTGCTTTGTACTCCATTTTCAGCGTAAGACCTTCCTGGAGGCCTGGCGGAGCTGCAAGGAATACGGAGGGAACCTGGCCACCATCAGGCATCCAAAGGAAGCAGCAATAGTGAAGGAGTTCTTCTTGAATGTGGAACTGAAACAACACCACAGAGGCAAGGCAAATATTTGGATTGGCCTTCAGAGACAACCCCGACAATGTTCACCCACCAGACCCCTGCGTGGCTTCTCTTGGGTCACTGGAGATCAGGACACCCAGTACACCAACTGGCTACAAGAGGACACGGCCAGTACCTGCTCATCCCCACGATGTGTGGTGTTGCCTTACAGCACAGCGGCCCATGAGCAAGGGCTTAATCTTAAATGGAAGGACGGACCATGTTCGATTTCAATGGATGGCTACCTGTGCAGGTACAACTTCCAAGGCATGTGTACAGCTATTGTTAGCGAGGGAGGTGGGAATACACTGTACAGTACCCCTTTTAACCTGCTGAGTACCCTCTTAACACATATCCCATATGGATCAGTAGCAGCTGTACCTTGTCCTGCTAAAGATGACCAGTCAGTTCTGTGCACACAAAAGGAAGATGGAACTGTTGGATGGAACAGGGATCCACCTTTTTGCTCTGATATGCCTAAGACAAGCTGGTGTGATAAAGACAAAGGAGGTTGCCATCACTTATGCATTGAGAATGACTCACACTACTATTGTGACTGCAATGATGGCTATCTCCTGGCTGAGGATGGGGTAAGTTGCTTTCTGTCTGACCCTTGCAATGGGGATCCATGTGAGTTCGAGTGCTTGCATGTGATGGATGGCTACCGCTGTGCTTGTCCTGATGGCTACATGCTGGCTCCTGATGAACGGGGCTGTGTAGATGTCGATGAATGCCTACAGAGTCCCTGTGAGCATATCTGTGTAAATGCTCCTGGAACCTTTGAGTGTCGCTGCCGGGATGGCTACCGACAAGATGAAGAAGGTGCCTGTGAAGATGTGGATGAGTGTTTGGACAACCCGTGTGAGCATGCATGTGAGAACACATTGGGCTCCCATATTTGCCACTGTCATCTTGGTTATGCCCCATTACAAGAGGACCAGAGTCAATGTCATGATATTGACGAATGTCAAATTGAAGGAACATGTGAACAGATGTGCATCAATTATGATGGAGGCTTTGAGTGCTACTGTGAAGAAGGTTATACTCTTCAATCTGACCAATATTCCTGCAGACCCATTGGGGAGGACATGGAGACTCCCTCAGCCACAGTCTCCAACCCATGGGAACCAGAGGATCCTGCATACCCATGGCAACCTCCACCTGATTGGCAGACTGAGCTGCCCAATTTGGAGACGGTTCCGACAGACCTGATTTCGACATCTGAAGAGGAACCTGAAACCACTACACCAACTGAAAGCTCCCCTGAGGTCATTGATGTTAATGCTGACCTTAATCAAGAACTACCAGTTCATAATGCTTTTTTTCCACCAGCAATTCTGACACCCACTCCAGACTATTATGAGGATGAGAGCACCACAGTTCCCACAGTCCTCCCTTCCTCCACAGCTTCAGGCGGTGCTTTGAATTGGCTCTGGTTCAGCTCAACCCAAACAAAGCCTGAGTCACAGAAAACTGCAAAGAACCCTTTCGACctttttggagaatatgagtCTTATGAACAAGACCATGATAATACTGACATGTATGGTGATGAATCAACCACCTTTGGTCCAGGGCAACAAACTTCCACCCCGGTCCCAATGCATTCACGAGGAACAGAAAAGGTCATTATTAATAATGACTACAGCAGTAACCAGGGCAAAGGAACCAGCTGGTTGCTAATCGGATTGCTAGTGCCACTTTGTATCTTCATTGTGGTGATGGTGGTCCTGGGCATTATCTATTGTACTCGCTACACAGTTAAACCACAGAACAAGAACACCAGTGATTGCTATCACTGGATTGCTGGTGACACAACAGCTACTGACGTATCTGG